A genomic window from Phycisphaerales bacterium includes:
- a CDS encoding aspartate-semialdehyde dehydrogenase: MNGNQSIAVVGATGAVGREMLDILAAEGVEAGRVRAFASPRSAGQRLAYGSGEVAVEAFGAESLQGIDIALFSAGSAISKQFGRAAAARGTVIIDNSSAFRMDADVPLVVPEINPEALEGADASHDSKTHRGRVIANPNCSTIITLMAATPIQRLLGVKRMVVSTYQAVSGAGAAAMEELRRQARQVLNGEKPTCEVFDQPCAFNVFSHNTTIGEDGYNIEETKMVKETHKIWGDASVRVTATCIRVPVFRAHCASINLTLAQPVDDLNAVREAIGAFAGVQVVDDRAANRFPTPLEASGKDGVLVGRLRLDASQVDEQGRCWGLNLFASGDQLRKGAALNAVQIANLLGEHAAV, translated from the coding sequence ATGAATGGGAATCAATCGATTGCGGTGGTCGGGGCGACTGGGGCGGTCGGGCGCGAGATGCTCGACATCCTTGCGGCTGAGGGCGTCGAGGCCGGGCGGGTGCGGGCGTTTGCCTCGCCGCGTTCGGCGGGCCAGCGGCTGGCGTACGGGTCGGGCGAAGTCGCCGTCGAGGCATTCGGCGCCGAGAGCCTGCAAGGGATCGACATCGCGCTGTTTTCGGCGGGCTCGGCGATCAGCAAGCAGTTCGGCCGGGCGGCGGCGGCGCGCGGCACGGTGATCATCGACAACTCGTCTGCGTTTCGGATGGATGCGGATGTGCCGCTCGTGGTGCCGGAGATCAATCCTGAAGCGCTGGAAGGTGCAGACGCATCCCACGATTCGAAGACTCATCGTGGGCGTGTCATTGCCAATCCGAACTGTTCGACGATTATCACGCTCATGGCGGCGACGCCGATTCAGCGGCTGCTGGGCGTGAAGCGGATGGTGGTGAGCACGTACCAGGCGGTGAGCGGCGCGGGGGCGGCGGCGATGGAAGAACTGCGGCGGCAGGCGCGGCAGGTGCTCAACGGCGAGAAGCCCACGTGCGAGGTGTTTGATCAGCCTTGCGCGTTTAACGTCTTCAGCCACAACACCACGATCGGCGAAGACGGATACAACATCGAAGAGACGAAGATGGTCAAGGAGACGCACAAGATCTGGGGCGATGCGTCGGTGCGCGTGACGGCGACGTGCATCCGCGTGCCGGTGTTCCGTGCTCATTGCGCTTCGATCAACCTCACGCTGGCGCAGCCTGTCGATGATCTCAATGCGGTGCGCGAAGCGATCGGCGCGTTCGCGGGTGTGCAGGTGGTCGATGACCGCGCGGCGAATCGTTTTCCGACGCCGCTGGAGGCTTCGGGGAAGGACGGCGTGCTCGTCGGGCGGCTGCGGCTGGACGCTTCACAGGTCGATGAGCAAGGGCGGTGCTGGGGATTGAACCTGTTTGCGTCAGGCGATCAGTTGCGCAAGGGTGCGGCGCTGAACGCGGTGCAGATTGCGAACCTGCTTGGTGAGCACGCGGCGGTTTGA
- a CDS encoding carboxymuconolactone decarboxylase family protein, with amino-acid sequence MPHRPIQQFRQDRAVGQQRVLATDHLGIKRFFNLDSAAYRDGALPGRTKELLGLVASMVLRCNDCIDYHIEQAVIHGWSDAEIEDAMNVALVVGGSIVIPHLRHARLTLDECLAERAAGKLPGRDEPHA; translated from the coding sequence ATGCCCCATCGCCCCATCCAGCAGTTCCGCCAGGACCGCGCCGTCGGCCAGCAGCGCGTCCTGGCCACCGACCACCTCGGCATCAAGCGCTTCTTCAACCTCGACTCCGCCGCCTACCGCGACGGCGCCCTGCCCGGCCGCACCAAGGAACTGCTCGGCCTCGTCGCCTCCATGGTCCTCCGCTGCAACGACTGCATCGACTACCACATCGAGCAGGCCGTCATCCACGGCTGGTCCGACGCCGAGATCGAAGACGCCATGAACGTCGCCCTCGTCGTAGGCGGCTCCATCGTCATCCCGCACCTCCGCCACGCGCGCCTGACCCTCGACGAATGCCTCGCCGAACGAGCGGCCGGCAAGTTGCCCGGCCGTGACGAGCCGCACGCGTAA